A region of the bacterium BMS3Abin11 genome:
CTTACCAACCATCAGGACAATATTAAAAATCACGGCTGCCCCTTAGGCAGCCTGTGTACCGAGCTGGCAAAACAAAGTCACGTCATGTTGCAGGACGCGAACAAAATGTTTGCCATACAGCGTGACTGGTTAACAGTACAACTGAAAGAACTCGGCCTGGGTAAAAACGCCAAACAGGTTGCAATGCACTTATTGGCCCGCTCACAGGGCATCGCCACCATCACCAATGCCTTTGAAGATCAAGACTTTCTGCGTCAGGATGTAAAACGTTTAAAACAATGGCTAGATGAACAGATCCAGGGCCAGAACAAAAGTGGGAATTGACCCTGTTATTCTCTCACAAAACGTCCTGGGTACGGCAAAAACCTGAGACACTTTACCTGGAAACAGTTCGGTCTGATAATAAACTACCCCGCAGCAAGCTGACGGGGTATTAAATGTAGGTGCGAATTCATTCGCACAGCGATGCCAATGTTTATGCACATTGTGCGAATGAATTCGCACCTACAGTTTTCGTGGCAAGCCACGGGGAATTATGCCCATAGGGATTAACAGTATTATCAGCGAAAAATGAAGGCACGAGCAGATACAAGCTGGTATATTATGGATCCGAACCTGAGTTGGTAGAAAAATAGAGGTGCCCTAATAGTATTCGTCATTTGCCTAATTAGGTCATAGATGATGAAGTTAATTTTTAGCGGCAGTCAACAGAACAAGAATTACGAAAGTGTTTGAATTTATAATACCCCACTGGCAGCCACATAACTCACAATAAAGTGCAAATCTGATATGTCAAATGTCAGTCCTGAACCCGTTACTCGTACCCACATGAATAAAATTGTAGTTACTGGATTTGTACTCATTGTCCTTTCGGTTGTGGCCGCCATGATAGCGCCATTAGGGAGCCGGATAGGTTATTGGGATTATACTGCTGCAGTAATGATTCTTGAATGGGCAGCCTATACAGGTACTGCATCTGCTTTGATTTGCCTGATTGGCACTTTTGTTGTGCGACCCAGAAATAGCCGCCTGGGATTTTTCTTAACCCTGCTCGGCTTAGCGATCATTATTCCGACACTTCTGTATTTGATGTACTGGAAGGATGCAGAAGAGAATGCACCACCCATACAGGACATCACCACGAATACAGAAAACCCACCCGAGTTCTGGGCTGCGCCAAATGCGCGTGTCTATGGGGGAGCCGCAGTAGCCACCTACCAGAAGGAAGCATACCCATATATTCAGCCATTACTGTTACCAGTGCCTCCAGACAAAGCATTTGATTATGCAATAGAAGTGGTTCGGCAAAAAGGCTGGGATTTATTGGATGCAAATCGTAAGGATATGCATATTGAAGCAACTGAATCCACATTCTGGTTTGGTTTTAGTGATGATGTAGCCATAAACATCACTGCAACAGATTCAGGTGGCAGTCGGGTTGATATGCGTTCGACATCACGCTTTGGTAGTGGTGGAGATGGCGGGACCAACGCCAGGCGGATTCGATCATTTTTTGCTACTTTAAAACCCAAAGCTGATAAATAATATTCTTATCTCATCGACCTTTTATCTAGCAAATCGGTTGCCATCTCATAGTAGGCGATGGCCTCGTCAATAAGGTGTCTGGATTTTATGGTGTCTTTGTTTAGATTCTCGCCCGTTGTAGCATCCAGGACATTGACGCGTTGATTCGGTGATAATTCCACTACCACGTTATCTTGCATATACCCGACAGTCAGGTAATTAGCCATCAATGTGCGCTGGTGACGCCCCTGTTCATTTAATATATCTTCACCAAAAAAATATGAGTCGTAGTTGAAATTTAGCATCCCAAACAGGGTCAAATGGGTAATGAAATTCTTTTATAAAAGGATTCGCTGCCATCAGGGACAGGCCTTATATTTTACATTCAAGTGATTCTACTGCTCGATGGACCGCCGCAAACTCACATCAAAGTGCAAATCAGATATGTCATATTTAAGACCCTGTTACTTTGTAGGTATATTTTTTTTACTTTTTTAATGAAGATATTTGATTCGTTGAGGTATGGGTATGATGGGAGTTCATTAAAATATTTAATGTTGATAAATAGGATTGAACATCCCACTTGAAATTTCAACTTTTTCTTATGAATCTGCAATCACCTATGAAGCCTTGGCTTCAAATGATGCCCGTGCACTACTATCTTCACTTTTAACAATTACAAGATTTGAAACAAACTGGTTTGTCGCACGTTCCCATGAATGTCTTTCTGCATATGATTCACACATTTCTGGAGAAACACCAAGCGCCTGTTCTACCGCATAAGCAAGGTTGTCATCTACCCATCCATTAACACCATTTTCTATAATATCTTTCGGACCAGTAACTGGGTATGCAGCTACAGGCACCCCACATGCCATGGCTTCCAGCAACACCAGGCCAAAGGTGTCTGTCAGGCTGGGAAAGACCATTACATCTGCAGAAGCGAGATGTGCAACAAGATCCTTGCCGGTTTTATAGCCAACAAAACGGGTGTCTGGATATTGTTCTTTCAGTATATTCATCTCAGGTCCATCCCCAATAACGTACTTGCTTGCCCTGATATCCAGATCTAGATAAGCCTTGATATTCTTTTCAACGGCAACACGACCAAGATAGACTGCAATAGGTCTGTCTCCGGTGAAACAGGATTCATTCTGTGGTTTAAACAGGTCGATATCAACACCCCGGCCCCAGCGTTTTAAATTTGTAAATCCCCTGGCATGCAGTTCAGTCTCTAGCGATGACGTTGCAACCATCGTTACACTGGCAGAGTTATGGAATCGTCTCATGTAGGCATAGGACAACAAAAAAGGCACGGGTAGTCGCAGGCGTAAATATTCAGGAAAGCGGGTATGGTAGGCCGTTGTATAATTTAGCCCGTGTTTCAGACAATAAGCTTTTGCTGCCAGACCAAGTGGGCCTTCTGTAGATATATGTATGGCATCGGCATCAAAAGCATCCAGAATACGACCCAGCTTACGGGCGGGCAACCATGACAGGCGTATCTCCGGGTAACCCGGCATCGGAAATGTCCAGAAATCTGATGGGTTGAAAACGGCCACCCGGTGTCCCATCCTTGTTAACTGGGCAATGGTCTTTTTAAGAGTAATGACAACACCATTAATTTGCGGTGACCACGCATCGGTCACGATTGCGATCTTCATGCAGCTGTACTCCATCTATTAGATCAGCACTTTCTTCCAACCAGTGGATCAGGCGCAGTTTGCCATCTTCTTCCTCTGCCAATGCGGTACAACTTTCAACCCAGTCACCGCAATTAGCATAATTTATTCCATCGAAATCTGTAATTACGGCATGATGTATATGACCACATACAACACCATCTGCGTCATGTTGACGTGCAGCATGGACGACAGCCTCTTCGAAATTGCTAACGTAGTTAACTGCTTTTTTAACCTTGTTCTTGATATGTTTAGATAGTGACCAGTAGCCAAAGCCAAGTTTTCTACGTACCCAATTGAACCAGTGATTCATTATGATCAGCAGGTCATAAGCTTCACTGCCGAGTTTTGCTATCCACTTGTTGTTTAGTGTTATGGCATCAAATTCATCACCGTGAAGAATTAAAAGTCTCTTACCGTCTTCCGTAATATGCTCCGCTCTTAACTTTATCTGTATACCGGAAAAATCGAAGTCGTTGTAATCACGAAAGAATTCATCATGATTACCAGGTACATAGATAACATGTGTTCCCCTACTTGCCTTTTCGATGAGCAACCGAACAATACGATTGTTTATTTCCGGCCAATACCAACCACGCTTAATTTTCCATATATCAATAATATCTCCTACCAGGTACAGGTATTCTGATTCTGTATGTCTTAGAAAATCGTAAAGGTATTCTGTACGGGAAGCTTTAAGTCCAAGATGTGTATCGGATATCCAGATGGAGCGATACGTAACTAGCTTCATAGTTTTCTCCGTTTATCGTATTCGCGCCGAATTTATACTCTTAAAATATGACAAAATTATGATGCTTTTATGATGATTATATTAAACGTGTATAGAGCAAGTATACTGATAATAATTCATCATCCTGTCATATAACCCATGCATATTCGCAACAATGAATCTTCGCGTTGCATATGATCTTCTTACAGGATTGTCACCCAGCAGATGGCTGTGTCTTGATGGCTTTAAAAAAGTGATAAGAGAACTATGGCAAAAGCTGACTACCAGAAACTAAACCAACCCATTCGCAGTATCATGCGTATCATCTATGCAACCCAGTGGTCCATGAAAGGCTTTGAATCAACTCTGAAAACGGAAGAAGCATTTCGCCAGGAAGTACTGCTTCTGATCATTCTGGCACCACTGGGTATATGGCTAGGAGATACGGGAATAGAACGGACCTTGCTGATTGGCACAGTCCTAATCGTCCTTATTGTTGAACTACTGAATTCTGCAGTCGAATCTGCGATAGACCGTATCGGTGATGAACATCACAAGTTATCAGGCAAGGCAAAAGACCAGGGTTCAGCAGCCGTCTTCGTTTCCCTTGTACTTGCTACAATGACATGGCTCTTCATTCTAATCAAATAGTCAGACGATCAAGTTTCTGTTACTTTCAGATGTATTTTTTTGATGAAACGTAGCTTCATGTTTGATTTGTTGAGGTATGGACACAGGAAGAGTACGTCATAATTAATCAGAGGCTCCTTAATGTTGTAAAACAGGATTGCCCCCCCCTTTAATTATAATCAGTCCACCTGGGCCAGGTCATTCAGCGTCCAGTCATGTTTAAAATAGTCTATTGTTACGGTGTTTTCATTCAACCAGCCCCGTGTATCTGGGTCCAGATAGGGCAGTACGAAACCGAGCACACCCCTTTTCTTATCCTGGAAAAGGCGGCTATCTTTATTTATAATCCATGACAGCGTCAGCGTTCGCCCAGCACGATTCAGCCGCAGCCCCTTGTCGGGGTTCTTGAAAAGGCTTCGGATATTTGCATCCAGTTGACTGTCCAGATACTCCGCCATAAAAGGCTTTGCAGTACGATCTGGACAACTGACAGCAGCACAGCTTACGGCGAAAACAATGCGCGGATCATTAAACTGCCTGAGCAGAATATCCTTCTCTATCTGTGTCAGCGAATAGCGGTTGTTCCCAATTCTGATTGCCTTCTTCGACCAGGGATATTTGATCAGGCTGATACTCAGACTGCGGATAGAATCCACGGGATAATGATCGATTACCAGGCGCATCGCAGCAAAGTTGTAGGCATTAATCCAGAACGCCTTGGCTACGTTCGTACCCTGCAGTTGTGTGGGATCTACTTGCTCGATGGCTCTCAGTGTTCTATTGAAAAGTGAGTTCGCGTTTTGCGCGTCCTGTTTCATCTGCGTATAGTCGAACACAGTAGTACGGGTACCGTGTATTCTCACCGCTGGACGCCAATACCTGGCAAGGAGTTCACCATACAGGCTATTGAATTCCGCAGAATCAGCATAAGACGGACTTACCATCACTGCTAGCAATACAGCAATCCAAAGCACCGATATCTTTTGCAAGCCAATAGAGTTCATTTTACGGTCTAAAAAAGACGCTACTTTGATTCCCGTACGCGCAAGTCCTGCATGCCGGGTGTTCAATGCATCTATACCTGTCTACCATACAATATATCCCCTAAAGAATCTTTCATAACATACCTCCATTGTTCCTCTGAAGGGCTGCCCACAATGGATAACTTTAAGGAACCTCTGATTAAATATAAAACCTATGTCTTAAGCACAGGTCAAGGGGTGACAGATCGATTAGCTGGCGGTACTAATTTTCTGGATTAAATCGTTCAGGTATGCATGACCCGGTTTCAAGAAAATCTTGTAGCTGAATTCTTTGGGAACTGGGTTTTAATCTTGCTCTGTCCCCGATTATAAAACCGGGCGCTGCAGTAAATCCACACGAATCGGCATTAAAAAGTGTGCACCATCTTCACCGATGTATTGTTCAAAGCGTTGTTTGACGAGTGCATATAATTTCTCATCGAGCTCGTGGCTGGAATGCGTGACATTGATTATGTTATTTTCAAATTCAGAAAAACCTTCAAATTTCATAGGTGAATTAAAAAATGTTTCTTCGACCAGGTTAAACAAGCCTTCGTCCACCGCTTTTTTTACCGTGTAAAATGCCTCTTCGCGAACCTTTTGTTCATCGTGGAATAAACGCAGGATCTCGTTAAAATCACCGGCAAAGACTGGCTCGGAAATATAAACCAGACCACCTGGCTTTAACACTCGTCTAATTTCCCGCATCGATACATCCATAAGTGCTAGCGGGACATGATGCAGAGATTTAAACATAAATACCACATCGATCGAATCATCGTCGAGAGGAATTTCCTGTGCACCGGATAAAGCAAATGACACATTGGGTAAATCCGTTATCTGCAGATTTTTTTTATGGGCAATTTCATCAACTTCTAATGCGGTAATTTTACGATCTGTACCGGATGTCGCAATGTCACGGGTGATTTCAGCCTTGCCACAACCTAACTCCAATATCTGTTTACCATCCAGCGATAGCATGCGATTGTATATTTCGGATTCAGGACAGTTAATATCGATTTGTTCTGCTGCTATTTTCATTAAACAACCTCTTGTAGACAAATTCTGGTTAATACGTCATTGCGTATATAGACTCCATGGTATTCGCAAGAACGATTTTAGTCTATTTTAAGATAAACAGGCACACACGTATATTCGGCCTCTCGTTATGGTTGAGAATCACTGACCCTAAATTTGAGCGTACCTTCATGCCCCAGCGAGAAAATTGATAACTAATCAGAGGCTCTTTAAATTTAAAACCTGTGTCTTAAACACAGGTCAAGGGGTAACAGACCGATTAGCTAGCGGTACTAATTTTCTGGATTAAATCAGTCAGGTAAATACATCCTGGCTTAATCAACCTTCTTGTTCATTTTTATAATTATTTTAAACACAGGCAAGTCTTATAGCTGGATTTTATGGAGAACGGATTATTATCGTGTCTGTCCCTGATTACTT
Encoded here:
- the mtrR gene encoding HTH-type transcriptional regulator MtrR, whose product is MGNKGEALRQRIVASADQLFYQQGYENTSFSDIAEDVGISRGNFYYHFKSKDEILNAVIDTRLTDIEQMLDEWSKKYTDPRQRIIMYIDILTNHQDNIKNHGCPLGSLCTELAKQSHVMLQDANKMFAIQRDWLTVQLKELGLGKNAKQVAMHLLARSQGIATITNAFEDQDFLRQDVKRLKQWLDEQIQGQNKSGN
- the mgtA gene encoding GDP-mannose-dependent alpha-mannosyltransferase, with protein sequence MKIAIVTDAWSPQINGVVITLKKTIAQLTRMGHRVAVFNPSDFWTFPMPGYPEIRLSWLPARKLGRILDAFDADAIHISTEGPLGLAAKAYCLKHGLNYTTAYHTRFPEYLRLRLPVPFLLSYAYMRRFHNSASVTMVATSSLETELHARGFTNLKRWGRGVDIDLFKPQNESCFTGDRPIAVYLGRVAVEKNIKAYLDLDIRASKYVIGDGPEMNILKEQYPDTRFVGYKTGKDLVAHLASADVMVFPSLTDTFGLVLLEAMACGVPVAAYPVTGPKDIIENGVNGWVDDNLAYAVEQALGVSPEMCESYAERHSWERATNQFVSNLVIVKSEDSSARASFEAKAS
- a CDS encoding UDP-2,3-diacylglucosamine hydrolase → MKLVTYRSIWISDTHLGLKASRTEYLYDFLRHTESEYLYLVGDIIDIWKIKRGWYWPEINNRIVRLLIEKASRGTHVIYVPGNHDEFFRDYNDFDFSGIQIKLRAEHITEDGKRLLILHGDEFDAITLNNKWIAKLGSEAYDLLIIMNHWFNWVRRKLGFGYWSLSKHIKNKVKKAVNYVSNFEEAVVHAARQHDADGVVCGHIHHAVITDFDGINYANCGDWVESCTALAEEEDGKLRLIHWLEESADLIDGVQLHEDRNRDRCVVTAN
- the dgkA_2 gene encoding diacylglycerol kinase codes for the protein MAKADYQKLNQPIRSIMRIIYATQWSMKGFESTLKTEEAFRQEVLLLIILAPLGIWLGDTGIERTLLIGTVLIVLIVELLNSAVESAIDRIGDEHHKLSGKAKDQGSAAVFVSLVLATMTWLFILIK
- the rebM gene encoding demethylrebeccamycin-D-glucose O-methyltransferase; this translates as MKIAAEQIDINCPESEIYNRMLSLDGKQILELGCGKAEITRDIATSGTDRKITALEVDEIAHKKNLQITDLPNVSFALSGAQEIPLDDDSIDVVFMFKSLHHVPLALMDVSMREIRRVLKPGGLVYISEPVFAGDFNEILRLFHDEQKVREEAFYTVKKAVDEGLFNLVEETFFNSPMKFEGFSEFENNIINVTHSSHELDEKLYALVKQRFEQYIGEDGAHFLMPIRVDLLQRPVL